One Gammaproteobacteria bacterium DNA segment encodes these proteins:
- a CDS encoding LptF/LptG family permease, whose product MRLIRAYLMARLMHGYAMVGLSLAALLWLLELLQQMEDAGTGMVLPLAWQAARVLPEALMDLLPVVVVLATAAVMGGLNRDQEITAMRAAGISLGRITAMVLMPAVAVALLALALLQWGTPLFYQGPTTITGPDLGQEGLWHPSHGIWLRQDQTFLNVSSLELGRIPTNVSVYEYDDTGHLQRHISAARARPDAPGGWRLEEAVVREFGMANGPRVLTYPTYTWASFLSATELELLLHPPGSLPLTDLWKYVGTLRARRQDTDEFVLVLAQRLVLPLACAGMALVAMVAAVVSLRNRAASLRVAAAMALGLGYQLLTGMLAQASLVLAWPPLSVAVLPPLLLLLLGLGLLRRVR is encoded by the coding sequence GTGAGGCTGATCCGTGCCTACCTGATGGCGAGGTTGATGCACGGTTATGCCATGGTGGGCCTGTCGCTGGCCGCGCTGTTGTGGCTGCTGGAGTTGCTGCAGCAAATGGAGGATGCCGGCACCGGCATGGTGCTCCCATTGGCCTGGCAGGCTGCACGGGTGTTGCCGGAGGCCCTGATGGACCTGCTGCCGGTGGTGGTGGTGCTGGCGACGGCCGCGGTGATGGGCGGTCTCAACCGTGACCAGGAGATCACCGCCATGCGGGCAGCCGGCATATCCCTGGGGCGTATCACCGCAATGGTGCTCATGCCGGCGGTGGCCGTGGCGCTGCTGGCCCTGGCGCTGCTGCAGTGGGGTACCCCCCTCTTCTACCAGGGCCCGACGACGATCACCGGACCCGACCTCGGGCAGGAGGGGTTGTGGCATCCCTCCCATGGCATCTGGCTGCGCCAGGACCAGACTTTCTTGAATGTCTCCAGCCTGGAACTCGGCCGTATCCCCACGAACGTCAGCGTCTACGAGTACGATGACACGGGACACCTGCAACGACACATCAGCGCCGCTCGGGCGCGGCCCGACGCCCCGGGAGGCTGGCGCCTCGAAGAGGCGGTGGTACGCGAGTTCGGCATGGCGAACGGGCCCCGCGTGCTCACCTATCCGACGTACACCTGGGCGTCCTTCCTGTCGGCGACGGAACTCGAATTGCTGCTGCACCCGCCCGGCAGTCTGCCCCTGACGGACCTGTGGAAATACGTGGGGACGCTGCGTGCCCGCCGCCAGGATACGGACGAGTTCGTGCTGGTGCTGGCCCAGCGCCTGGTGCTGCCCCTGGCGTGTGCCGGCATGGCCCTGGTGGCGATGGTCGCCGCGGTGGTTTCGTTGCGTAACCGCGCCGCCAGCCTGCGGGTGGCCGCCGCCATGGCCCTGGGCCTCGGTTACCAACTCCTCACCGGCATGTTGGCCCAGGCCAGCCTCGTGCTGGCCTGGCCGCCGCTGTCCGTGGCCGTGCTGCCACCCCTGCTGCTCTTGCT
- a CDS encoding LptF/LptG family permease, which yields MRRIERYLAAEVMRPAGGTLIGLVVVVLVFYASRILAQAVAEGFSIVAVTQLALLRLGIFMDVLVPAALVLGVVIGLGRLQTGHELTALAALGAGRYRILSALALPVLGLALLVAGVSLLYRPWAFATLYGIEAEVAARLDLSQVEPGRFTPLGRAWLLFAEGRDGDNLERVLVHRRGDDGGGGVLRAGRVHQEGVRAGRQRLVFTGGVEMFQPGTGGSPDVVGRFQRLEVVFTPPPPPVRERLRRALPFGELRQGGDPVYLAELQRRLLGPLSVPLLALAGLALGRIDTRRGQSTRVLGATLVVVLYFSVLGVLMEGLERGQLAPWPGLFWLPLAAIGLLLSRYWVAHRGPGVPL from the coding sequence ATGCGCCGGATTGAGCGCTACCTGGCGGCGGAGGTCATGCGGCCGGCCGGCGGGACGCTGATCGGGCTGGTGGTGGTCGTGCTGGTGTTCTATGCCAGCCGCATACTGGCCCAGGCGGTCGCCGAGGGCTTCTCCATCGTCGCGGTCACCCAACTGGCATTGCTCAGGCTCGGCATATTCATGGACGTGCTGGTGCCGGCCGCGCTGGTCCTGGGGGTGGTGATCGGCCTCGGGCGTCTGCAGACCGGCCATGAACTCACCGCCCTGGCGGCCCTGGGGGCCGGACGGTATCGCATCCTGTCGGCCCTGGCCTTGCCGGTGCTCGGCCTCGCGTTGCTGGTGGCTGGGGTGTCGCTGCTGTACCGGCCATGGGCCTTCGCCACCCTCTATGGCATCGAGGCGGAAGTCGCCGCACGTCTGGACCTGTCCCAGGTGGAGCCGGGACGCTTCACGCCCCTGGGCCGCGCCTGGCTGCTGTTCGCCGAAGGACGGGACGGCGACAACCTCGAACGGGTATTGGTGCACCGGCGGGGGGACGATGGCGGTGGCGGCGTATTGCGGGCCGGCCGGGTCCATCAGGAGGGCGTCCGGGCGGGCCGGCAACGCCTGGTATTCACGGGGGGGGTGGAGATGTTTCAGCCCGGCACCGGCGGCAGCCCCGATGTGGTGGGTCGGTTCCAACGGCTGGAAGTGGTGTTCACGCCACCGCCGCCGCCGGTGCGGGAACGGCTGCGCCGCGCCTTGCCCTTCGGCGAACTCCGGCAGGGGGGCGACCCCGTCTACCTCGCGGAACTGCAGAGGCGCTTGCTTGGTCCCCTGAGTGTGCCGCTGCTGGCGCTGGCGGGATTGGCATTGGGCCGCATCGATACGCGGCGCGGGCAGTCCACCCGGGTGCTCGGCGCCACCCTGGTGGTGGTGCTGTATTTCAGCGTGCTCGGGGTGTTGATGGAGGGACTGGAAAGGGGCCAGTTGGCCCCGTGGCCGGGGCTGTTCTGGCTGCCCCTGGCGGCCATTGGCCTGCTGCTGTCGCGCTACTGGGTCGCTCATCGTGGCCCGGGGGTACCCTTGTGA